Proteins encoded by one window of Culicoides brevitarsis isolate CSIRO-B50_1 chromosome 2, AGI_CSIRO_Cbre_v1, whole genome shotgun sequence:
- the LOC134829950 gene encoding uncharacterized protein KIAA2013 homolog: MKFINVSDVLRKLKRTDGASRRLFFGLFGVAIFLLYFGPSVLRWIFSSSSRVNIHDPLLRCIDDRLTPYYSLFHDNDAYIHYPKTEHSPTEHSFIPYVGNGFFGLTIEKDAHLTIKQGRSLELDVNFHPVVSVLPKNNKENHEETFVTDYYKGIVKRFTCYRGFYANFEYYAHRNFKELFLQSIVITNTLNDVIDVELVLPRVSDWTANKNIIKLQAGAYAQDFQVMTGMIDIPNTKKSKIVSIVYRNVPRILTLKKRGVTKVDLFTTISYSDPIDKAQYNHLKDPIEKDAVEKMKNVLEEFYQSESSEFTFKRSHTDVWKNIWFTGFQISPSKAENALNGDRINHTMYIILSQVRAFESEQSITPVKRQEIFNALSYSENCYAHYPTLQAENLWKSLTSLEEINNLVRIWLLTLEKNGCHNLLKAGASGLIQAMVLSFGGFRFSNNHLEFNIHPKHLHRDYHFRRLNYGNLTHVNVSVSVNSENKAVLFVSVDRAEDKLPYYACDGGCLDEPVPLTHTPKEMPVKLTEPLTSLLYIATDKDHIDDLKHALHVKEIIEAPAHQSHILNLHKHGHSNLGGLPTLFWFSICAIILIFHVFLFRLIIKEYCGDGGSEKIKYRYLKP; encoded by the exons atgaaatttatcaacGTGTCCGATGTACTTAGGAAGTTAAAACGTACCGATGGCGCGTCACGTCGCTTATTCTTCGGATTATTCGGTGTAGCCATATTTTTGCTTTACTTCGGCCCTTCCGTTTTGCGATGGATCTTCTCGTCATCCAGTCGTGTGAACATTCATGATCCCCTTTTGCGGTGTATTGACGATCG ACTTACTCCTTATTATTCGCTTTTTCACGATAACGACGCGTACATCCATTACCCAAAGACAGAGCATTCGCCGACAGAACATTCCTTCATCCCGTATGTCGGCAACGGATTTTTTGGCTTGACCATCGAGAAAGATGCCCATTTGACGATAAAACAAGGACGAAGTCTCGAACTCGACGTGAATTTCCATCCGGTAGTGTCAGTGCTgccgaaaaataacaaagaaaatCACGAGGAAACTTTTGTGACGGATTATTACAAAGGAATTGTCAAGAGATTTACCTGTTATCGCGGTTTTTATGCGAATTTCGAGTATTATGCGCATCGAAATTTCAAGGAACTCTTTTTGCAAAGTATTGTCATCACGAATACTTTGAACGACGTGATCGATGTAGAGCTCGTGTTACCTCGCGTGTCAGATTGGACCGCCAATAAGAACATTATTAAGCTTCAGGCGGGGGCTTATGCGCAAGATTTTCAAGTGATGACTGGCATGATTGACATTCCGAACaccaaaaagtcgaaaattgtCTCGATCGTGTATCGGAATGTGCCTCGGATTCTCACACTGAAGAAACGGGGAGTCACCAAAGTTGATCTCTTCACGACAATTTCATATTCGGACCCCATCGACAAGGCCCAGTACAACCACTTGAAGGACCCAATCGAGAAAGACGCCGTCGAAAAGATGAAAAACGTGCTGGAGGAATTTTATCAAAGTGAATCAAGTGAATTTACCTTTAAACGATCGCACACGGATGTCTGGAAAAACATTTGGTTCACGGGATTTCAAATTTCGCCGTCAAAAGCGGAAAATGCCCTCAACGGAGACCGCATTAACCACACGATGTACATTATTTTGTCGCAGGTGAGGGCATTCGAGTCGGAACAATCGATCACGCCCGTGAAgagacaagaaattttcaacgcTTTGTCGTACAGCGAAAATTGTTATGCCCATTATCCGACCTTGCAAGcggaaaatttgtggaaaagtcTCACCTCGTTGGAAGAAATCAACAATTTGGTTCGTATTTGGTTGTTaacactcgaaaaaaatggTTGTCATAATCTGTTGAAGGCTGGCGCCTCTGGTTTGATTCAAGCAATGGTCCTCAGTTTCGGTGGTTTTCGTTTTAGCAACAACCATCTTGAATTTAACATCCATCCAAAGCATTTGCATCGCGATTATCACTTCCGTCGCTTGAATTACGGCAACTTGACGCACGTAAATGTCTCGGTTTCCGTCAATTCCGAGAACAAAGCGGTACTTTTCGTGTCTGTGGATCGTGCAGAGGATAAATTACCGTATTACGCATGTGATGGCGGATGCTTAGACGAACCAGTTCCATTGACGCACACTCCCAAAGAGATGCCAGTTAAGCTAACGGAGCCATTGACGTCGTTGCTGTACATTGCAACCGATAAGGATCACATTGATGACTTGAAACATGCGTTGCATGTGAAGGAAATTAttgaag ctccTGCTCACCAATCTCACATTTTGAATCTACATAAACACGGACACAGTAATTTGGGAGGACTACCGACGCTGTTTTGGTTCTCCATTTGTGCAATCATCCTAATTTTCCACGTTTTTCTCTTTAGACTTATCATTAAGGAGTATTGCGGCGATGGAGGcagtgaaaaaatcaaatatcgtTATTTGAAaccgtaa